The following proteins come from a genomic window of Azospirillum humicireducens:
- a CDS encoding LysE family translocator — MDPVLAFVSIAAAIAVGAASPGPSFVLVARTSIAVSRRAGLATALGMGIGGVFFASLALLGLHALLSQVGWLYALLKLAGGTYLLYLAYRIWSGATAPLEVADEGRTAPAGLMRPLLFGLLTQLTNPKTALVYGSIFAALMPAEPPVWLFVILPPAIFLIETSWYAIVATAFSAGRPRAAYLRSKRWVDRAAAAAIGGLGVRLMSDTVSRP, encoded by the coding sequence ATGGATCCGGTCCTTGCCTTCGTCAGCATCGCAGCTGCAATAGCGGTCGGCGCCGCCAGCCCGGGTCCGAGCTTCGTGCTGGTCGCCCGCACCTCCATCGCCGTATCCCGCCGGGCCGGCCTGGCCACCGCGCTCGGCATGGGGATCGGCGGCGTGTTCTTCGCGTCCCTGGCCCTGCTGGGGCTGCATGCTCTGCTGTCGCAGGTCGGCTGGCTCTATGCGCTCCTGAAGCTGGCAGGCGGCACCTATCTGCTCTATCTCGCGTATCGCATCTGGAGCGGGGCGACCGCTCCGCTGGAGGTGGCGGACGAGGGGCGGACGGCGCCGGCCGGACTGATGCGGCCGCTGCTGTTCGGGCTGCTCACTCAGTTGACCAATCCGAAGACGGCGCTTGTCTATGGCAGCATCTTCGCCGCTCTGATGCCGGCCGAACCGCCGGTCTGGCTGTTCGTCATCCTGCCGCCGGCAATTTTCCTGATCGAAACCAGCTGGTACGCCATCGTCGCCACGGCATTTTCCGCCGGCCGGCCGCGCGCCGCCTACCTGCGGTCCAAGCGTTGGGTCGACCGGGCGGCGGCGGCCGCCATCGGCGGGCTGGGTGTCCGCCTGATGTCGGACACCGTGTCCCGTCCCTGA
- a CDS encoding heavy metal-binding domain-containing protein has translation MIVTSTDSVEGRPVAQYLGIVAGEAIMGVNVFRDLFSSVRDIVGGRAGGYQAALREAREAAFADMQDAARSLGADAIVGVDVDYEVLGKENGMLMVSVNGTAVRLR, from the coding sequence ATGATCGTCACCAGCACCGATTCCGTGGAAGGCCGCCCGGTCGCCCAGTATCTGGGCATCGTCGCCGGCGAGGCGATCATGGGCGTGAACGTGTTCCGCGACCTGTTCTCCTCCGTGCGCGACATCGTCGGCGGCCGGGCCGGCGGCTATCAGGCGGCTCTGCGCGAGGCGCGCGAGGCGGCCTTCGCCGACATGCAGGATGCGGCTCGCTCGCTCGGCGCCGACGCCATCGTCGGGGTGGATGTCGATTACGAGGTGCTGGGCAAGGAGAACGGCATGCTGATGGTGTCGGTCAACGGCACCGCCGTCCGCCTGCGCTGA
- a CDS encoding E22 family MetX-like putative esterase yields the protein MPRVVRGSTWSARLGGLAMAACLFGALPALALDGIVEKKVFEMPSYTTVGGGTIKNVRIGWESYGKLNEAKDNVILITHFFSGNSHAAGKYKAEDAAPGYWDSIIGPGKPLDTDKYFIISSDTLVNLSPKDPTVVTTGPASINPDTGKPYGMSFPIVTIKDFVNVQKALVDSLGIKSLQAVMGGSMGSLQAFEWAADHPDMVKRVIAAIGGPEADPFLIGWLNLWAAPIKLDPNWNNGDYYGKAEPKAGLTEALKLVTLHARHWKWADAAFGRKWAEEGKDPKAAMGNQYAIEAWLDKAASGRAAVSDANHFLYLVKANQTFVTGNGASLEDGLAKIKAPVLLIPSADDLVFPPDRNMRPLKDRLEKQGNAVEYTESITSTLGHLDGVANIAKAGETIAQFLAK from the coding sequence ATGCCTCGGGTTGTCCGCGGGTCCACCTGGTCCGCTCGTCTCGGCGGGCTCGCCATGGCCGCATGCCTGTTCGGCGCGCTGCCGGCGTTGGCGCTGGACGGCATCGTCGAAAAGAAGGTTTTCGAGATGCCGTCCTACACCACCGTCGGCGGCGGGACGATCAAGAACGTCCGCATCGGCTGGGAAAGCTACGGCAAGCTGAACGAGGCGAAGGACAACGTCATCCTCATCACCCATTTCTTCAGCGGCAACAGCCACGCCGCCGGGAAATACAAGGCGGAGGATGCGGCTCCCGGCTATTGGGACAGCATCATCGGGCCGGGCAAGCCGCTCGACACCGACAAATACTTCATCATCAGCTCCGACACGCTGGTGAACCTGTCGCCCAAGGACCCCACCGTCGTCACCACCGGCCCGGCCAGCATCAATCCGGACACCGGCAAGCCCTATGGCATGAGCTTCCCCATCGTCACCATCAAGGACTTCGTCAATGTCCAGAAGGCGCTGGTCGACAGCCTGGGCATCAAGTCCCTGCAGGCGGTGATGGGCGGCTCGATGGGTTCGCTGCAGGCCTTCGAATGGGCGGCCGACCATCCGGACATGGTCAAGCGCGTCATCGCCGCCATCGGCGGGCCGGAGGCCGATCCCTTCCTGATCGGCTGGCTGAACCTGTGGGCGGCGCCGATCAAGCTCGACCCCAACTGGAACAACGGCGACTATTACGGCAAGGCGGAGCCGAAGGCCGGCCTGACCGAGGCGCTGAAGCTGGTCACCCTGCACGCCCGCCACTGGAAATGGGCCGACGCCGCCTTCGGCCGCAAATGGGCGGAAGAGGGCAAGGATCCGAAGGCTGCGATGGGCAACCAGTATGCCATCGAAGCCTGGCTGGACAAGGCGGCGTCCGGCCGCGCCGCGGTCAGCGACGCCAACCACTTCCTTTATCTGGTGAAGGCCAACCAGACCTTCGTCACCGGCAACGGCGCCTCGCTGGAAGACGGTTTGGCGAAGATCAAGGCGCCGGTCCTGCTGATCCCGTCGGCCGACGATCTCGTCTTCCCGCCCGACCGCAACATGCGCCCGCTGAAGGACCGGCTGGAAAAGCAGGGCAATGCGGTTGAGTACACCGAGTCGATCACCTCGACGCTCGGCCATCTGGACGGCGTGGCGAACATTGCCAAGGCGGGGGAGACAATCGCGCAGTTCTTGGCGAAGTGA
- a CDS encoding DHA2 family efflux MFS transporter permease subunit: MATPAQGMRPLTTRDIVGFFAMVVGMFMAILDIQIVSSSLSEIQAGLAASADEISWVQTSYLIAEVVMIPLSGILSRIMSTRILFTVAAAGFTLTSVACAFAGSIESMIVWRALQGFIGGAMIPTVFATSFMIFPPEKRAGVSVMMGLVATMAPTIGPTLGGYLTQHMSWHWLFLANVIPGIVVTLLVWFLVDVDRPNPELRKGFDFLGLLLMAAFLGSLEYVVEEGPRNDWFDDEVILALAVVATLAAIGFFWRVLSYRNPIVELRAFADRNFAIGSLYSFILGIGLYGSVYLQPLFLARVRGFNSLQIGEIMFVTGAFQFLSAPIAGALSKRMDLRAMLALGLILFGSGVWMNSHFTAETGFWELFVPQAVRGMSLMLCFIPINSVALGTLPPDKLKNASGLYNLMRNLGGAIGLAAINTVLTDRNALHLNRLGDNVNLARPEVQQMVDNLSQRFDGLVADPTAAAMSRLVGLVQREALILTFNDAMLLMSAVFFGALLFMPLVRRPGGPVKADH, encoded by the coding sequence ATGGCGACTCCGGCCCAGGGCATGCGCCCGCTCACCACACGCGACATCGTCGGCTTCTTCGCGATGGTCGTCGGCATGTTCATGGCGATCCTGGACATCCAGATCGTCTCCAGCTCGCTGTCGGAGATCCAGGCGGGGCTGGCGGCCAGCGCCGACGAGATCTCGTGGGTGCAGACCTCCTACCTGATCGCGGAGGTCGTGATGATCCCGCTGTCCGGCATCCTGTCGCGCATCATGTCGACCCGCATCCTGTTCACCGTGGCGGCCGCCGGCTTCACCCTGACCAGCGTCGCCTGCGCCTTCGCCGGCAGCATCGAATCGATGATCGTCTGGCGCGCACTCCAGGGCTTCATCGGCGGCGCGATGATCCCGACGGTCTTCGCCACCAGCTTCATGATTTTCCCGCCGGAGAAGCGGGCCGGGGTGTCGGTGATGATGGGGCTGGTCGCCACCATGGCCCCCACCATCGGCCCGACGCTGGGAGGCTATCTGACCCAGCACATGTCCTGGCACTGGCTGTTCCTGGCCAACGTGATCCCCGGCATCGTCGTGACCTTGCTGGTCTGGTTCCTGGTCGACGTCGACCGGCCGAATCCGGAGCTGCGCAAGGGCTTCGACTTCCTCGGCCTGCTGCTGATGGCAGCCTTCCTGGGCAGCCTGGAGTATGTGGTGGAGGAAGGGCCGCGCAACGACTGGTTCGATGACGAGGTCATTCTGGCGCTTGCCGTCGTGGCCACCCTGGCCGCCATCGGCTTCTTCTGGCGGGTATTGTCCTACCGCAATCCCATCGTGGAACTTCGGGCCTTCGCCGACCGCAACTTCGCCATCGGGTCGCTCTACAGCTTCATCCTCGGCATCGGGCTCTACGGATCTGTCTATCTGCAGCCGCTGTTCCTGGCGCGCGTGCGCGGCTTCAACAGCCTGCAGATCGGCGAGATCATGTTCGTGACCGGCGCCTTCCAGTTCCTGTCGGCCCCCATCGCCGGCGCCCTGTCGAAGCGGATGGACCTGCGCGCCATGCTGGCGCTGGGGCTGATCCTGTTCGGCAGCGGCGTCTGGATGAACAGCCACTTCACCGCCGAGACCGGATTCTGGGAGCTGTTCGTGCCGCAGGCGGTGCGCGGCATGTCGCTGATGCTGTGCTTCATCCCGATCAACAGCGTCGCGCTGGGCACCCTGCCACCGGACAAGCTGAAGAACGCGTCGGGCCTGTACAACCTGATGCGCAACCTGGGCGGCGCCATCGGGTTGGCGGCGATCAACACCGTGCTGACCGACCGCAACGCCCTGCACCTGAACCGTCTTGGCGACAACGTCAATCTCGCCCGGCCGGAGGTGCAGCAGATGGTGGATAATCTCAGCCAGCGCTTCGACGGGCTGGTGGCCGATCCGACCGCCGCGGCGATGTCCCGGCTGGTCGGGCTGGTCCAGCGCGAGGCGCTGATCCTGACCTTCAACGACGCCATGCTGCTGATGTCTGCGGTGTTCTTCGGCGCACTGCTGTTCATGCCGCTGGTGCGGCGGCCGGGCGGGCCGGTGAAGGCCGACCATTGA
- a CDS encoding HlyD family secretion protein: MANGVRKIVLSGVALAVLAGGAVAGENWWREGRFMESTDNAYVQSDITVVSPKVSAYVRDVKAAENQLVRAGEVLAVLDDQDFRAKVAEAQAAVSAQKAALGTLDSKLELQRTVIDQAAATLASAEAEQRRAQQEYERSRSLANDSWTSRQKLETADADLRKAVAQVAKSRAALAAENEQVNVLHATRTETEAHLAQAEATLRTARIDLENTVVRAPVDGVVGNRGVQVGQYARPGVQLLSLVPLPDVYVVANFKETQLSRMRPGQHVSISVDAFPDRHLEGTVESFAPASGSKFSLLPPENATGNFTKIVQRVPVRIALPRDNALAGLLRPGLSVVAEVDTRGADALPHMPAGGVFGALADKQAVAAR, translated from the coding sequence ATGGCGAATGGCGTGCGGAAGATCGTTCTGTCGGGCGTCGCGTTGGCCGTGCTGGCCGGCGGTGCCGTTGCCGGCGAGAATTGGTGGCGCGAAGGCCGGTTCATGGAATCGACCGACAACGCCTATGTGCAGAGCGACATCACCGTCGTCAGCCCGAAGGTCTCCGCCTATGTCCGCGACGTGAAGGCCGCGGAGAACCAGCTGGTGCGGGCCGGCGAGGTGCTGGCGGTGCTGGACGACCAGGATTTCCGCGCCAAGGTGGCGGAGGCACAGGCTGCGGTGAGCGCGCAGAAGGCGGCGCTCGGCACGCTGGACAGCAAGCTGGAGCTGCAGCGCACCGTGATCGACCAGGCCGCGGCAACGCTGGCGAGCGCCGAGGCCGAACAGCGCCGCGCCCAGCAGGAATATGAGCGCAGCCGCTCGCTGGCCAACGACAGCTGGACCAGCAGGCAGAAGCTGGAGACCGCCGACGCCGACCTGCGCAAGGCAGTGGCCCAGGTCGCCAAGTCGCGGGCGGCGCTCGCCGCGGAGAACGAGCAGGTCAACGTCCTGCACGCCACCCGGACCGAGACGGAGGCCCATCTGGCCCAGGCCGAGGCGACGCTGCGGACGGCGCGCATCGACCTGGAGAACACCGTGGTACGGGCGCCGGTCGATGGCGTGGTCGGCAACCGCGGCGTCCAGGTCGGCCAGTATGCCCGGCCGGGCGTTCAGCTGCTGTCGCTGGTTCCGCTGCCCGACGTCTATGTGGTCGCCAACTTCAAGGAGACCCAGCTGTCGCGCATGCGTCCCGGTCAGCATGTCAGCATCTCGGTCGACGCCTTCCCCGACCGCCACCTGGAGGGCACGGTGGAGAGCTTCGCCCCGGCCTCGGGCTCGAAATTCTCGCTGCTGCCGCCGGAGAACGCGACCGGCAATTTCACCAAGATCGTCCAGCGCGTGCCCGTGCGCATCGCCCTGCCGCGCGACAACGCGCTGGCCGGCCTGCTGCGTCCCGGCCTGTCGGTGGTGGCGGAGGTCGACACCCGCGGTGCCGACGCCCTGCCGCATATGCCCGCCGGTGGCGTGTTCGGCGCGCTCGCCGACAAGCAGGCGGTGGCCGCCAGGTAA
- a CDS encoding TetR/AcrR family transcriptional regulator: MTTLVAPTPEAGSKPAQIMEAAGALFLEHGYSAVSMDAVAKKANVSKATLYAHFGSKEELFRAMVACECANSVMSGIWDEAMRLPATEGLRLIGRTFVRFIASAKALGLYRMVLGEVLRQPQLAQAFYESGPAETFQRAQEFMAHAAGTGELAITDCDLATHQFFGLLKANMHMKLLLCLSERPSDEELERFVDAAVDLFAKGYAPDKR, translated from the coding sequence ATGACCACCTTGGTTGCCCCCACTCCCGAAGCGGGTTCGAAGCCGGCCCAGATCATGGAGGCGGCGGGCGCCCTGTTCCTGGAGCATGGCTACAGCGCCGTCAGCATGGATGCGGTCGCCAAGAAGGCGAATGTGTCCAAGGCGACGCTGTACGCGCATTTCGGCAGCAAGGAAGAGCTGTTCCGGGCGATGGTGGCCTGTGAATGTGCCAATTCCGTGATGTCCGGCATCTGGGACGAGGCGATGCGCCTGCCGGCCACCGAAGGACTGCGGCTGATCGGGCGGACCTTCGTCCGCTTCATCGCCTCGGCCAAGGCGCTGGGGCTCTACCGCATGGTTCTGGGCGAGGTTCTGCGCCAGCCCCAACTCGCCCAGGCCTTCTATGAAAGCGGTCCGGCCGAGACCTTCCAGCGCGCCCAGGAGTTCATGGCCCATGCCGCCGGCACGGGGGAACTGGCGATCACCGACTGCGATCTCGCCACCCACCAGTTCTTCGGCTTGTTGAAGGCCAACATGCACATGAAGCTGCTTCTGTGCCTCAGCGAACGCCCGAGCGACGAAGAGTTGGAACGCTTCGTCGATGCCGCGGTCGACCTGTTCGCCAAGGGGTATGCGCCCGACAAGCGGTAA
- a CDS encoding sensor domain-containing diguanylate cyclase → MNFDTTFIAQVITVIGFAVGFSIVVASGRYPRHIRNSLRAYAYGKFLLGAAFLIAGLRGDEMPELFIPLANGVGLGGLAMNYTCVRHLQNRPVRRFVPVAVGGAVALGCLMLLLAGGDLSTVRTFVSFAASAVLLLIAYEVLVRYEHRSVPHYVTGLLSAALAVVYLVRMGAGLSHAAPLGHLVDDNVERATFLLSLLGTVVGAINYILMASDEFNRELTKLAHTDGLTGALNRRRLFELGEIEFRRARRHGGELTVLILDIDRFKAINDRAGHPFGDRVIQAVTECCVGQIREEDSIGRMGGEEFAILLPDTGAEAGRMLAERLRSAIERQLAPLAAQGGVTVTCSIGGVSLTREHSQFSDLIAQSDSALYDAKNDGRNQVRFFQATARRTVATA, encoded by the coding sequence ATGAACTTCGACACGACCTTCATCGCCCAGGTGATCACTGTCATCGGCTTTGCGGTGGGGTTTTCCATCGTGGTGGCGTCCGGCCGCTATCCACGCCATATCCGCAACTCACTGCGTGCCTACGCCTACGGCAAGTTTCTGCTGGGCGCGGCCTTTCTCATCGCCGGTCTGCGCGGCGACGAGATGCCGGAACTGTTCATTCCGCTGGCGAACGGCGTCGGGTTGGGCGGGCTGGCGATGAACTACACCTGCGTCCGCCATCTGCAGAACAGGCCGGTCCGGCGGTTCGTTCCGGTGGCGGTGGGGGGCGCGGTCGCTCTTGGTTGTCTGATGCTGCTGTTGGCCGGCGGCGACCTGTCCACGGTCCGCACCTTCGTCAGTTTCGCGGCTTCCGCCGTGCTGCTGCTCATCGCCTACGAGGTGCTGGTCCGCTACGAGCACCGCAGTGTTCCACACTATGTCACCGGCCTGCTGTCGGCGGCGCTTGCCGTCGTCTACCTTGTCCGCATGGGGGCCGGTCTCAGTCACGCGGCGCCGCTCGGCCATCTCGTCGATGACAATGTGGAGCGCGCGACCTTCCTGCTGTCCCTGCTGGGCACGGTGGTCGGCGCCATCAATTACATCCTGATGGCGAGCGACGAGTTCAACCGCGAACTGACCAAGCTGGCCCACACCGATGGGTTGACCGGAGCCCTCAACCGCCGCCGTCTGTTCGAGCTGGGCGAGATCGAGTTCCGCCGAGCCCGCCGGCATGGCGGGGAGCTGACGGTTTTGATCCTGGACATCGACCGCTTCAAGGCGATCAACGACCGGGCCGGCCATCCTTTCGGCGACCGGGTGATCCAGGCGGTGACGGAGTGCTGCGTCGGCCAGATCCGGGAGGAGGATTCCATCGGCCGCATGGGTGGGGAGGAGTTCGCCATCCTGCTGCCCGACACCGGGGCGGAGGCTGGCCGCATGCTGGCCGAACGGCTGCGCAGCGCCATCGAGCGGCAGTTGGCTCCGCTCGCTGCCCAGGGCGGGGTGACGGTGACCTGCAGCATCGGCGGCGTCAGCCTGACGCGCGAACACAGCCAGTTCTCAGACCTGATCGCCCAGTCCGACAGCGCGCTCTACGATGCCAAGAACGATGGCCGCAACCAGGTGCGCTTCTTCCAGGCCACAGCGCGGCGTACGGTGGCAACCGCCTGA
- the rodA gene encoding rod shape-determining protein RodA, which yields MVLSHLGSGSLEPQRSQLTLGTKIRLINWGLVLLVCTITGVGVGLLYSAAGGHWKPWAQPQLVRAIPGIVLMLGIALVDIRHLMKSAYIIFFIVLCLLIAVELMGRIGMGAQRWIDLGFFQLQPSELMKPALTLALARYFHGVTLDQIGRPLLLIPPLLLVFTPVALVLMQPNLGTSLLLILGSGAVFFAAGVRVWKFLLVIGGGLSAIPIAWEFLHDYQKQRVYTFLDPETDPLGAGYNILQSKIALGSGGLFGKGFMSGSQSQLMFLPEKHTDFIFVVLAEEFGMVGALTLLALYLLLFIYGWIIALNSRSQFGRLVAVGMTAQFFLYVFVNVAMVMGLIPVVGIPLPLVSYGGSAMMTLMVGVGLLLSMSVHRDVRIPKSGVTDD from the coding sequence GTGGTTCTTTCCCATCTCGGCTCCGGCAGTCTGGAGCCGCAGCGGTCGCAGCTGACGCTCGGCACAAAGATCAGGCTCATCAACTGGGGGCTGGTCCTGCTGGTTTGCACGATCACCGGCGTCGGCGTCGGCCTGCTCTATTCCGCCGCCGGCGGCCATTGGAAGCCCTGGGCCCAGCCGCAACTGGTCCGTGCCATCCCCGGCATCGTCCTGATGCTGGGAATCGCGCTGGTGGATATCCGGCACCTGATGAAGTCGGCCTACATCATCTTCTTCATCGTCTTGTGCCTGCTGATCGCGGTGGAGCTGATGGGCCGCATCGGCATGGGCGCACAGCGCTGGATCGACCTCGGCTTTTTCCAGCTTCAACCGTCGGAACTGATGAAGCCGGCGCTGACCCTGGCGCTCGCCCGCTATTTCCATGGCGTGACCCTGGACCAGATCGGCCGTCCGCTGCTGCTGATCCCGCCCTTGCTGCTGGTCTTCACGCCGGTCGCCCTCGTGCTGATGCAGCCGAACCTGGGCACCTCGCTGCTGCTGATCCTGGGCAGCGGTGCGGTGTTCTTCGCCGCGGGGGTGCGGGTATGGAAGTTCCTGCTGGTGATCGGCGGCGGTCTCAGCGCCATTCCCATCGCCTGGGAATTCCTGCACGACTACCAGAAGCAGCGCGTCTACACCTTCCTCGATCCGGAAACCGATCCGCTCGGCGCCGGCTACAACATCCTGCAGTCGAAGATCGCGCTGGGATCCGGCGGATTGTTCGGCAAGGGCTTCATGTCGGGCTCGCAGAGCCAGCTGATGTTCCTGCCGGAAAAGCACACGGATTTCATCTTCGTCGTGCTGGCCGAGGAATTCGGGATGGTGGGGGCGCTGACGCTGCTGGCGCTCTATCTGTTGCTGTTCATCTATGGCTGGATCATCGCTCTGAACAGCCGCAGCCAGTTCGGCCGGCTGGTGGCGGTCGGCATGACCGCGCAGTTCTTCCTTTATGTCTTCGTCAATGTGGCGATGGTGATGGGGCTGATCCCGGTGGTCGGCATCCCGCTGCCGCTGGTGTCCTATGGCGGGTCGGCGATGATGACGCTGATGGTGGGCGTCGGCCTGCTTCTGAGCATGTCGGTTCACCGCGACGTGCGTATCCCGAAGAGCGGCGTCACCGACGACTGA
- a CDS encoding family 16 glycosylhydrolase, whose product MRDDATGRCRRKAGIIGTFIAGGFSALLAGAGGPALADGLFSHLGGSFSETSGKFEVSRWQRSDGWKAGGHMNCSWNRANVTFEPGHLALSVSDQIGGRDRYSCGEYSTHRFYGYGSYAVSLQAVKADGVMTSVSHYTGPPFGDPWDEITFGIAGKDTSKLEISWVANGVGHRNTVVDLGFDAAKGFHSYGFDWKPDGIVWTVDGKPVHKAAAKDGEPLPRMPGRLMLRFWSASGDTEWLRRFTYPGHPLAAEVAAVSYREDPANLSN is encoded by the coding sequence ATGCGCGACGACGCCACCGGACGATGCAGGCGGAAAGCAGGCATCATCGGCACCTTCATTGCCGGCGGGTTTTCGGCCCTGCTGGCCGGTGCCGGCGGACCGGCGCTGGCCGATGGGCTGTTCAGCCACCTCGGCGGCAGTTTCAGCGAGACGTCGGGGAAGTTCGAGGTCTCGCGCTGGCAGCGCTCCGATGGCTGGAAGGCCGGCGGGCATATGAACTGCAGTTGGAACCGTGCCAACGTCACCTTCGAGCCCGGCCACCTCGCCCTGTCGGTCAGCGACCAGATCGGCGGCCGGGACCGCTATTCCTGCGGCGAATATTCCACCCACCGCTTCTATGGCTACGGCAGCTACGCGGTGTCGCTGCAGGCGGTGAAGGCGGACGGGGTGATGACCTCGGTCTCCCACTATACCGGCCCGCCCTTCGGCGACCCGTGGGACGAGATCACCTTCGGCATCGCCGGCAAGGACACCAGCAAGCTGGAAATCAGCTGGGTCGCCAACGGCGTCGGGCACCGCAACACGGTGGTCGATCTCGGCTTCGACGCCGCCAAGGGCTTTCATAGCTACGGCTTCGACTGGAAGCCGGACGGCATCGTCTGGACGGTGGACGGCAAGCCGGTGCACAAAGCCGCCGCGAAGGATGGAGAGCCGCTGCCGCGCATGCCGGGCAGGCTGATGCTGCGCTTCTGGAGCGCGTCGGGCGATACCGAGTGGCTGCGCCGCTTCACCTATCCCGGCCATCCGCTGGCCGCCGAGGTCGCCGCGGTCAGCTATCGTGAAGACCCGGCCAATCTCAGCAACTGA
- a CDS encoding ABC transporter ATP-binding protein, whose amino-acid sequence MTALLEVEGLSKRFRGLKAVADVSFTVPEGRILALIGPNGAGKTTTFNLIAGVFPPDEGRVTLKGRKLTGLKPNQVCAAGIGRTFQIVKPFGQLTVEENVVVGALAREKSVETARLQARAVLERLELADQANRPARSLTLPDRKRLEVARALATRPTLLLLDEVLAGLRPTEVDRMVGVLRDLNRREGLTILMIEHVMRAVMALSDRVVVLDHGEKIADGAPAEVVADPRVVESYLGAEALD is encoded by the coding sequence ATGACCGCATTGCTTGAGGTCGAGGGCCTGTCCAAGCGCTTCCGCGGGCTGAAGGCGGTCGCCGACGTCAGCTTCACCGTGCCGGAGGGGCGCATCCTCGCCCTGATCGGCCCGAACGGCGCCGGCAAGACCACCACCTTCAACCTGATCGCCGGCGTCTTTCCGCCCGACGAGGGGCGCGTCACGCTGAAGGGCCGCAAGCTGACCGGGCTGAAGCCCAACCAGGTCTGCGCCGCCGGGATCGGCCGCACCTTCCAGATCGTCAAGCCCTTCGGCCAGTTGACGGTCGAGGAGAATGTCGTCGTCGGTGCCCTGGCCCGCGAAAAGTCGGTGGAGACCGCGCGTCTCCAGGCCCGCGCCGTGCTGGAACGGCTGGAGCTGGCCGATCAGGCCAACCGCCCGGCGCGCAGCCTGACGCTGCCCGACCGCAAGCGGCTGGAGGTCGCCCGCGCGCTGGCCACCCGGCCGACCCTGCTCCTGCTGGACGAGGTGCTGGCGGGGCTCCGCCCGACGGAGGTCGACCGCATGGTCGGGGTCCTGCGCGACCTGAACCGCCGCGAAGGCCTGACCATCCTGATGATCGAGCATGTCATGCGCGCGGTAATGGCCCTGTCCGACCGGGTCGTGGTGCTGGACCATGGCGAGAAGATCGCCGACGGCGCCCCGGCGGAGGTCGTGGCCGACCCCCGCGTGGTCGAATCCTATCTGGGAGCCGAGGCGCTGGACTGA